The nucleotide sequence CTGCGCGCGCGGCGGCGCCCATCCCGATGAGGGCGCGCACGGCGCGCACCACGGTCTCCCGCTCGGGCACGATCAGCGGCGCGAGTTCGACGCTGATCCGCACGCCCTCCGAGAGCAGGTCCCTGCCGGGGATCCTTCCCGATGAGACCGCGACGCGATCCGGCTCGACGGGTTCGTGCCGGGGAGACGTCGTCGCCCTGGGCTCTCGCGCGATGACCACGGCTACACCATGTCCGTCGCTGCGGCCAGGTCGGGTGCGAACTCGAGGGGAAGGTCGAGGTCGCCGAACCAGGTCGCGGCATAGTTGGTGAGCTTGCCGTTGGCGTTGTCTATCGCGATGACCCGCCTGCCCATCTGCAGGGCGATGAGCATCGCATGCAGTCGATCGGTGATGATCGTCTCGCCGGGGGAGAGGAGCGCGACACCGGTCGCGAGCCGCTTCGACGCGTCGGCGAACCAGCGGTCGGTCGACCGGTTCATCGTGCGGGTCACCGCGCCCTCCAACAAGGTGCGGCTCAACCGCTGGCGCAGCCGGTCGGCGAATGTCATCGCGGGCCAGTCGACCGCCGTCTCGATGCTGCCGGGTCCGGCGCTCTCATCGTCACGACGCAGCAGATGGACCACCGCGACGGTGGGCGCCGCCGACTCGAGTCGCCCCAGCATGTGCACGCTGTCGGGTGCGAGGATCACGTCCGGCACGAAGGCGCTGACCGCGGAGAACGAGACCCGGTCCCGCACCGCCATGCGCAGAAGGCGCCGCGGAGCCATGCGCGACGCGAACGCGCGCCGATCGGCATCCGACTCGAAGTGCACAGACTGCGGCTCCTGGATGAGCTCGATACGCGGATCGAGGCGCTCGGCGAGACGATAGCGGTGCTCGCTGTGCTGCGGGTACAGGCCCCCGAAGTTGCCGCCGCCCTGGATGGCGACGGGCCACCGCGATTCATAGACCTTCGGCGAGATCGTGCGCCATGAGTACGCGGCTTCCAGGCGGATCCCCGCCTGGCGCCAGAACTCGGCCTGGCCGAGTGCGATCACGGAGTCGCCGATGTTCTCGTAGTCGGGGAAGTCGGTGAGCACGAGCCGGTCGATCCCACGATGCAGTGCGGACATCGCGATGTAGGAACGGCGCTGCATCCTGCTGATCGCGTCCTCGGTGTGCGGCATGCGCGAGTTCGTGTTCTCGATCGGCAGCGTCACGGGGAGTCCTCCACGGTACGGGCGCCGCGCAGGCGGCGGGTGAGGGTGGATCGCAGCGACGAACGAGTCGTCGCGTCGAGGGCGATGAAGTAGTAGAGCGTGGTCGCCGTGATCGCCCAGACGGCGCCGACGACGGGGATCACCACGAGCGGCGGGTCGAGCAGACTCACCAGCACCAGCGCGGCGGCGACAGGTGCGACGGTTCCGAACGGCAGCAGCAGGCAGCGGATCGCGAAGCCCTTGACGGTGAGGTCGAGACGTCGCAGCGCGATTGCGATGTAGAAGGGCTCCAACAGGAGGATCGGGAGGGTGAGCCCCCACGCGATCCCGGTGAGCCCGGACGTCGCCCCGAGGACGATTGCCAGCGCCGTGCCGGTGACCGCCCAGATGGTGTGGAGGATCGCGTAGCCGCGCACCGATCCCTGCGCGGTGAGGATGGGGACCGCAAGCAGGTGGTTGTTGTTTGCGAACATCGACAGCACGAGGATCTGCGCGACGACGGCCGCGCCTGCGCCCGACGGGCCGAGCCAGACGCTCATGATCTCGGGCATGAAGACCACCACGGGCACGAGGACGACCGTCATCAGCATGTTCGCGTAGCTGGTGCCCCGAAGGTACATCTGGCCTATCGACGCGCCCGCCGCACCGCCTTCGCGCATCGAGGCGGTCGGCAGGATCGCGGTCGCGAGCGAATTCGTCACCTCCTTCACGAGGAGGTAGATGCGCTGGCCCGCGGCGTACAGGGCGGTGTAGGCGATCGGGAGCATGAGGGCGGTGAGGATGCCGCCCACCTGCATGATCACGACGCCCGCGAGGCCCAGGATCATGAGCTGCGCCGACATCGCGAACAGCTCCCGGAACACGCTCCACCGGAAGTCTCGCGGGCGGGCGGTGACCTGCGGTGCCCGTCTACGTCGCAGGACGTACGTCGCTATGCCGAATGCGAGAATGCCGAGCACATCCACCGCCGCGACGGCGACGATCCCGATCCCCGCCCAGCACACCAGCACGGTGAGCGCGACACGGAAGACGGCGAGGCCGATGAGGAGGTAGTTGACGTCGTTGAGGCGCCCGATCCCGGTGAGGATCTGCCGGTTCGCGGAGAACGAGAGCAGGATGAAGACGTTGGCGACGCCGAGGGCCGCGAGAATCCAGGCGGTGTCGGTCAGTTCCGGACTGAACTGCGTGCGAGGAATCGTGAGGGCGAACACCAGAACGGTGGCGCTGGAGAGGATGACCGCGGTCGCGAGGAAGAACATGTTGCTCGCCGCAGCGACCCGGCGCATGCGCGCGAAATCGTTGGAGGGAGCCGCCACACCGATGAACCGGGTGGTCGCTCCTCCGACGCCGAGATCCTGCTGGAACAGTGCGCCGACGGCCACGGTGAGCATGTAGAGGCCGTACGCCTCTGCGCCGAACGCGGCGAGAACCACCGGGAGCAGCACCACATACGCGATCATCGACGCGAAGCGCGCTGCGTAGGTCGTGATGACCGCGCCCGTCATCCCTCCCGCGCCGGCGGCGAGGTCCGGCTGGGCGCGGGTCTTGCGCTGCGCCACGGCGTCGACCGGGGCACGCATCTCAGCCCTGCCCCGCGGTGTCGGCGCCGAGCGTGAGATCGAGGCGGTAGACGAGGGTCTCGTCCGACTCGTAGACCAGTTCCCAGCGGGGGTCGTCCTCGAGGAAGCCCTGGAATCGGTCGAGCGCTCCGTCGGGGAGGGTGCCGTAATACGTGCTGTACGCGCGCATCTGCTCCGTGATGACCACCAGGGCGGGCCGCTGCTCCCACACCAGGCTGTCGGTGAGGCGTTCCACGCGGCGCGGGTCGGCGAATTCCTCGTCCTCCCAGCCGGGCCACGACGTCAGCCACATGTCGATGCCGCTGTCGAAGAGTTGGTTCGCGCGGACGAAGTCGACGTACTCAGCGACGATCCGGCCCGGTGCGCCGGGTGCGACGCCGATCGTGAGGGTGGAGGGATCCTCCTCTGTGAGCACCTGGGTCGTCAGTCGCACGGATTCGGGGGTGACGAGGTTGGCGAACCATCCGCCGTATGACGTCTGGATCGACCCCAGAGCCACGATCGTGAGGGTGGCCGCGACGGCCACCTGCGCTGCGCGCCGACCGAGAGCGAGCCCGCCGCTGAGCATGCGTGTGAGGACGGGAGCGAGAATCAGCATGCAGCCGGGGATCGAATACAGGAAGACGCGGAACATCGCCTCGCCGCCGTACCCCTGGCCGAGGAGGATCAATCCCGGGGAGAAGGCGACCACCGCCGGCACAGCGATGTCACGCCACCGGTCGCGATGGCGGATGAGGTGCACCGCGACGACCGCTGCGGTCGACACCCACACGAGCCCGGTGATTCCCCGAGCGATCCACGAGTTGAAGACCTGACCGACGCTCGGCGCGCCCAGCACCTCGTTGCGCGCCGACGGCGTCAGGATGTTGCTGAGGAGGTCGAGGTTGATGAGGTCTCCGAACTTCACCACCACCTCGAAGTGCAGGAGCAGGTAGCCGACGGCGATCGCGGCGAACACAGCGACGAGGTAGCGAGGTCGCACGCGTCCCAGCAGCGTGAGCAGCAGGGTCGCCGCCAGAAGCCAGTACGGCGTGAGCTGATGCGTCACGACGATCGCGGTGAAGATCGGGACCGCGACCCAGGAAGCAGCCCTGGTGCGGGTCGACGCCAGCACCAGCGCGATCACGACGATCCCGAGGGCGAAGGCGATGGCCTGAGGCGAGAGGTAGTCCTGCCCGACCCAGTTGACGAGATGCGCCCCGAACGCGGCGACCAGCGCGGTCGGGGCGGCATACCCGTAGGTGCGGGCGAGGAAGAACACCGCTGCCGTGAATGCGAGCTGCGCACCGACCGCGAACCATTGCGCGATGACGATCGTGTCCGACCCGGTGATCGTGTTGATCCAGGCGATGAGCGAGAACGCCCCCGGCCAGTTGTGGTAGATGTCGGCCGTCACGTCGACACCGCCGAAGCGCTGGATGTAGTCGATCGGACCGAAGTGCTTGTAGGTCCACGAGTAGAGCGGCGCATCGGTCGACACGGCCGTGGGAAGTCGCATCATGAGGACGGTCGCGACGAGCGCGACCCCGGCCGTGCGGGTGGCCCCGGACGCGATGGCGACGCAGAACGCGATGGTCGCCAGCGCGATCGACACCGGGAAGAGCGGACTGGCGGCCGGGATCAGCCCGAACAGGTTCCACGGGGCGTCGTGGAGGGTGGGGATGGCGAGTGCCCAGGCGACGACGGCCACGAGGAGCACGATCGCCGCGGGGTTCCCCGCACGACGGGTCGCGGACCGGTCGGTCGCCGCAGGGGAGGTGACGCGCGGCTCGGTGACGGTCATGCGCCCCTCCTCGTGACGAATGTCGCCAACGCGGCGGCGCACGTCGCGGCGGCGGCCGCGAGCAGCCACACCGCGGGTGCCCACCATTGGAGGTTGACGGTCGCGGTCGTGAGAAGGATCACCGCCGACAGGCCGAGGGCGGGTATGACGATCGGCGCGAAGTGCGGGGGAAGAGGCACCCAGGCCCGCACGAGAGAGCCGGGGCCGATCAGGATGAAGATCGCCAGGAAGGCGAAGGACACGCCTGCGGCGGTGGGAAGCAGAGCGAGCAGCCCGAAAAGTCCACCCAGAGCGGCCAGCACCGACCACAGTCGTCGATCGAGGACGATGTCGCGCGAGGGCGGCCCTGCGAACGTGCCGGCGTCCCGCTGCGCCCGCCGCTCGGCGAAGTAGGCCGCGGGGCCGCCGATGACGCTGGCCAGCTCGATCCGCCCGATTCCCTTGGACTCCCGCGACAGAGTGGCGGTCACCGTCGTCTCGTCCACAGATGCCATCGGCTTGTTGACCAGACGCGCAAGAGCTCGCGGCGATCTGGCGATGGCCGCGCCGACGGTGCGGGGATCCATTGCGACGGTCACGGCCCATGCGCCGAATCCGCGGCCATAGCCGACGGCCTGCGCCTCCAGCGCTGCCAGGTCGTCTCGGTGCCGGTGCCAGACGACGGCGGACGGGTTGACCACGATCGCCTGCCCGTCGTAGAGCATGCGGAGGAACATGTCGAGGTCCTCGCCACCCTTCGTGCGGGTGCCGGCGCCCAGGGCGGTGTCGAAGCCGCCGAGGGCGAGCATGTGGTCGCGGCGTACGGCGAAGTTCGCACCCGTGCCGAACTCGCCGACGCAGAACGGGAACATCGGCAGATCATCCGGCGGATCGCTCAGCCGGAAGGTGCGTGAAGCGGTGAGCTTCGACCAGCTGACGCGCGCGTCGAACCACGCCTGCACGGCATTGCGCAACTCGCCACTGGGCACGATCCCGGTCACGCACCCCACATCGTCGGCCTGCGCGAATCCCGCCGTGATCGCCCACAGCCACTGCGGATCGACGATCACGTCGTCATCGGTGTACGCGACGATGGTCGAGGAGGCCGCCTTGAGCCCGGCGTTGCGCGCGTGCGACAGCCCCGCCCTTTCCTCCCGCACGTAGCCGAACTCGGGGAACTCTTCCGCCAGCAGATCGCGGGTCGCATCGTCGGAGGGCGCGTTGTCGACCACGACGATCTCCATGAGCGGATAGTCGATGGCGCGGATCGCGCCGAGCGACTCCCGCAGGAGGGCGCCTCGATCTCGCGTGCAGACCACGACGGTGATCGGCCACGGAGCCGTGCGTGCCGCGGGCGGGGTGGCGGGGAGGCGATCGACAGCGTTCACCACGGCGGCGGCGTCCGCTTCGCCGTCCACGACGGGGACCGCGATGTATCCGCGGACCGAGCCGCGATCGCGCACCAGGAGTCTGGCGCGATCGAACTGGTCGCCTGATTCGAGCACGATGCGCTGAGGTGCGCCGCCGAGGTCGGATGCCTCGACGAGACCCACCCAGGTCGCGACGTCTCTGTCGACCGTGCCGTGAAGCGGCATGGCCGGCGGGAGCGTGAGAGTGGTCATGCGGCTGCACCTTTCGGGGGGAGGGGCGCGGTGCGGTAGGGGTGTGCGTGGCGGAGACCGACGATGCCGATGACCGTCAGCACGAGCGCCGCGCAGACGACGGCTGTCGACGCGCCCAGCGCCCCCCAGCGGGGGACGAGGAGGAGGACGAATGCGAGCAGCGTCAGCAACCACACCGCGTTGCCGACGAGCACCGGGCGCACACGGTGCCGCGCGCGAGACAGTGCCGACCAGACGTCGTAGCCGGGACGGATCGCGCTCGCCGCGGCAAGGATCCCGACGACCGCCATTCCGTAGAGGGGCGGATACCCCCGACCGAGGAGAAGGAACATGAGCGGAGTGGCGATCGCCGCCGTCACGCCGAGGGCACCCACCGCGAGCGACACCTTGAGCGCAAAGCCGTGAGCCAGTTCGGCGGTGTGCGCGAATGCGCCGACCGCGCTCCGGGCGAGCGCGGTGGCCACCGCCACGCCCACGAGGTCGAGAGCGACACTGAACTGGAACGCGATCGCGAAGATCGCTCCTTCGACGGGCGAGGCCAGCGTGGTCACGAGGAACGAGAGCGACAGGCCGGCGCACATCACGATGCCGACGGCGACGGCGTTCTCGAACGAGAACCGGCGGAAGGCCCGTGCGAGATCGCCGTCCCACTGTCGCGCCGAGCCGGAGAGCCCATTGTCACGATGCAGCGCTCGCGGAATCAGCACCGTGAGACTCACTGTCGTCATCGCGATGGCGGGCAGGATCGTGGCGAGGACCAGGATGAGGGGCGTCGCATGCGCGGCGAACGCGAGCAGCGCGAGGAGGCCCAGCTTGAGGAGGTTGGCCGACCCGTTGACGATGAGCGTCGCGCGCGCATCGGAGGCGCCGGCCAGCGCCTGCGCTTGCACGTTGAACAGCGCCCACGCGACCGAGCAGGTCGCGACGAGGCAGACAGTGGCGACCGGCGGCAGCACCGACGGAAGGAGGCCCGCGACGACCGTGCCGGCGACGACTCCGGACACCACCGACAGCACGGCGGTGGTGGTGAGCGCCCGTCGGAGGGTCTCGCGGGCGGCAGGACCGCCGAGGGGAAGCATCACCACCAGCGCGCTGCCGGGCCCGTTGGAAGCCAACGCCGCGGCGGCCATCACTGCGGCGAGCACGGATGCCTCGATGCCGAGCTGGGCCTGAGGGATCCAGACCGCCGCGAGCAGCCAGAACACGAAGCCCGAGCCCGCCGTCGCGGCGTACCCCGACGCGAGCCACAGCGAGTCGCGCGAGACGCGGGCGCGGATGTTCGTGGCAGGTGCGGCCTCGTGAGCGGGGGAGGGACCGGTCATACGCGTGCCCCGTCGGTGAGCGGCGACC is from Microbacterium sp. LWH3-1.2 and encodes:
- a CDS encoding oligosaccharide flippase family protein; the protein is MRAPVDAVAQRKTRAQPDLAAGAGGMTGAVITTYAARFASMIAYVVLLPVVLAAFGAEAYGLYMLTVAVGALFQQDLGVGGATTRFIGVAAPSNDFARMRRVAAASNMFFLATAVILSSATVLVFALTIPRTQFSPELTDTAWILAALGVANVFILLSFSANRQILTGIGRLNDVNYLLIGLAVFRVALTVLVCWAGIGIVAVAAVDVLGILAFGIATYVLRRRRAPQVTARPRDFRWSVFRELFAMSAQLMILGLAGVVIMQVGGILTALMLPIAYTALYAAGQRIYLLVKEVTNSLATAILPTASMREGGAAGASIGQMYLRGTSYANMLMTVVLVPVVVFMPEIMSVWLGPSGAGAAVVAQILVLSMFANNNHLLAVPILTAQGSVRGYAILHTIWAVTGTALAIVLGATSGLTGIAWGLTLPILLLEPFYIAIALRRLDLTVKGFAIRCLLLPFGTVAPVAAALVLVSLLDPPLVVIPVVGAVWAITATTLYYFIALDATTRSSLRSTLTRRLRGARTVEDSP
- a CDS encoding glycosyltransferase family 2 protein — its product is MTTLTLPPAMPLHGTVDRDVATWVGLVEASDLGGAPQRIVLESGDQFDRARLLVRDRGSVRGYIAVPVVDGEADAAAVVNAVDRLPATPPAARTAPWPITVVVCTRDRGALLRESLGAIRAIDYPLMEIVVVDNAPSDDATRDLLAEEFPEFGYVREERAGLSHARNAGLKAASSTIVAYTDDDVIVDPQWLWAITAGFAQADDVGCVTGIVPSGELRNAVQAWFDARVSWSKLTASRTFRLSDPPDDLPMFPFCVGEFGTGANFAVRRDHMLALGGFDTALGAGTRTKGGEDLDMFLRMLYDGQAIVVNPSAVVWHRHRDDLAALEAQAVGYGRGFGAWAVTVAMDPRTVGAAIARSPRALARLVNKPMASVDETTVTATLSRESKGIGRIELASVIGGPAAYFAERRAQRDAGTFAGPPSRDIVLDRRLWSVLAALGGLFGLLALLPTAAGVSFAFLAIFILIGPGSLVRAWVPLPPHFAPIVIPALGLSAVILLTTATVNLQWWAPAVWLLAAAAATCAAALATFVTRRGA
- a CDS encoding lipopolysaccharide biosynthesis protein; amino-acid sequence: MTGPSPAHEAAPATNIRARVSRDSLWLASGYAATAGSGFVFWLLAAVWIPQAQLGIEASVLAAVMAAAALASNGPGSALVVMLPLGGPAARETLRRALTTTAVLSVVSGVVAGTVVAGLLPSVLPPVATVCLVATCSVAWALFNVQAQALAGASDARATLIVNGSANLLKLGLLALLAFAAHATPLILVLATILPAIAMTTVSLTVLIPRALHRDNGLSGSARQWDGDLARAFRRFSFENAVAVGIVMCAGLSLSFLVTTLASPVEGAIFAIAFQFSVALDLVGVAVATALARSAVGAFAHTAELAHGFALKVSLAVGALGVTAAIATPLMFLLLGRGYPPLYGMAVVGILAAASAIRPGYDVWSALSRARHRVRPVLVGNAVWLLTLLAFVLLLVPRWGALGASTAVVCAALVLTVIGIVGLRHAHPYRTAPLPPKGAAA
- a CDS encoding polysaccharide pyruvyl transferase family protein gives rise to the protein MTLPIENTNSRMPHTEDAISRMQRRSYIAMSALHRGIDRLVLTDFPDYENIGDSVIALGQAEFWRQAGIRLEAAYSWRTISPKVYESRWPVAIQGGGNFGGLYPQHSEHRYRLAERLDPRIELIQEPQSVHFESDADRRAFASRMAPRRLLRMAVRDRVSFSAVSAFVPDVILAPDSVHMLGRLESAAPTVAVVHLLRRDDESAGPGSIETAVDWPAMTFADRLRQRLSRTLLEGAVTRTMNRSTDRWFADASKRLATGVALLSPGETIITDRLHAMLIALQMGRRVIAIDNANGKLTNYAATWFGDLDLPLEFAPDLAAATDMV